The Saccharomonospora cyanea NA-134 genome includes a region encoding these proteins:
- the gatA gene encoding Asp-tRNA(Asn)/Glu-tRNA(Gln) amidotransferase subunit GatA produces the protein MTDLTRLSAAELAEKIHSREVSSEEVTQAHLDRIAEVDSDVHAFLHVDADGALAAARTVDESLAGGGEPTSALAGVPLALKDVFTTSDMPTTCGSRTLENWVPPYDATVTRKLREAGVPILGKTNMDEFAMGSSTENSAFGPTRNPWDRERVPGGSGGGSSASLAAFEAPLAIGTDTGGSIRQPAAVTGTVGVKPTYGGVSRYGLVAFSSSLDQGGPCARTVLDAALLHEVIAGHDPLDSTSIDMPVPPVVRAAREGARGDLTGVKVGVVRELSGEGYQAGVLASFDAAVARLRELGAEIVEVSCPNFSYGLSAYYLIAPSECSSNLARFDAMRYGLRVSDDGDHSAEEVMSASREAGFGPEVKRRIMLGTYALSSGYYDAYYGSAQKVRTLIARDFTAAFEQVDVLVSPTTPTTAFRLGERVDDPLAMYLADLATIPANLAGNAAMSVPSGLSDDDGLPVGLQIMAPALADERLYRVGAAYEAARGPVLDKMPELKGAPTL, from the coding sequence GTGACCGATCTGACGAGGCTGTCCGCCGCCGAACTGGCGGAGAAGATCCACTCCCGTGAGGTGTCCTCCGAAGAGGTGACCCAGGCCCATCTGGACCGGATCGCCGAGGTGGACTCCGACGTCCACGCGTTCCTCCACGTCGATGCCGACGGCGCTCTGGCCGCCGCGCGGACCGTGGACGAGAGCCTGGCGGGCGGCGGCGAGCCGACCTCCGCGTTGGCGGGTGTGCCGCTGGCGTTGAAGGACGTGTTCACGACGAGCGACATGCCCACGACGTGTGGCTCGCGGACGCTGGAGAACTGGGTTCCGCCGTACGACGCCACGGTGACGCGCAAGCTGCGCGAGGCGGGCGTGCCGATCCTCGGCAAGACCAACATGGACGAGTTCGCGATGGGCTCGTCGACGGAGAACTCGGCGTTCGGTCCGACACGCAACCCGTGGGACCGGGAGCGCGTGCCCGGCGGTTCGGGCGGTGGTTCGTCGGCGTCGCTCGCCGCGTTCGAGGCTCCGCTGGCCATCGGCACCGACACGGGCGGGTCGATCCGGCAGCCCGCGGCCGTCACGGGCACCGTCGGGGTGAAGCCGACCTACGGCGGTGTCTCGCGCTACGGGCTGGTGGCGTTCTCGTCCTCGCTCGACCAGGGCGGTCCGTGCGCACGGACGGTGCTGGACGCGGCTCTGCTGCACGAGGTCATCGCGGGCCACGATCCGCTCGACTCCACGTCGATCGACATGCCGGTTCCGCCCGTGGTGCGGGCCGCTCGCGAGGGTGCTCGGGGCGACCTCACCGGCGTGAAGGTCGGTGTGGTGCGGGAGCTGTCCGGCGAGGGCTACCAGGCCGGTGTGCTGGCGTCGTTCGACGCCGCGGTGGCGCGGTTGCGCGAACTGGGCGCGGAGATCGTCGAGGTCTCCTGCCCGAACTTCTCGTACGGCCTGTCGGCGTACTACCTGATCGCGCCGAGCGAGTGTTCGTCCAACCTGGCCCGTTTCGACGCCATGCGTTACGGGCTGCGGGTGTCCGACGACGGTGACCACAGCGCCGAGGAGGTCATGTCGGCCTCGCGTGAGGCGGGTTTCGGGCCCGAGGTCAAGCGCCGCATCATGCTCGGCACCTACGCGCTGTCGTCGGGTTACTACGACGCCTACTACGGCTCCGCGCAGAAGGTCCGCACGTTGATCGCCCGCGACTTCACGGCCGCGTTCGAGCAGGTGGACGTGCTCGTGTCGCCGACGACGCCCACCACGGCGTTCCGCCTCGGTGAGCGCGTGGACGACCCGCTGGCGATGTACCTGGCGGACCTCGCCACGATCCCGGCGAACCTCGCGGGCAACGCGGCGATGAGCGTGCCCAGCGGACTCTCCGACGACGACGGCCTGCCGGTCGGGTTGCAGATCATGGCTCCGGCACTGGCCGACGAGCGGCTCTACCGCGTCGGCGCGGCCTACGAGGCCGCCCGAGGCCCGGTGCTGGACAAGATGCCTGAGCTGAAGGGAGCGCCGACACTGTGA